Part of the Leptolyngbya sp. BL0902 genome, CGACTGCTGCCCCCCAACCCCCAATTCCTGCCCCCTCAAATCCTAACCTTGCCATTGCCGAGGACATTTCACTATGGACATCACCTACCCCCCTGCGGAGCCAACAGTGTTTGGCCTGCCTGCCCAGCAAGGCCGCTGGTTGCTGATTCCCCTTGGCATTGCCGTGCTGCTGTGCCTGGGGACAGTCTATTCCTGGAGCGTCTTTCGTCGGCCCCTGGAGGCGGAAATGGGGATTAGCGCCACCGCCAGCCTGCTGCCCTTTACCCTGGTGCTGGTGTGCAATGCCGTGATGATGCCGATTACCGGGTTTTATATGTGCCGCTTGGGAACCCGGCGGGTGGCGGCGGTGGGCGGGGCCATTGTGGGTCTGGGCTATCTGCTGGCCAGCTTGGCCACCCACATCGAAACCCTCACCCTGGCCTATGGGGTGGTGGTGGGCATTGGGGTCGGCATCACCTACGGCGTACCAATGGCGGTGGTGGCCCGCTGGTTCCCAGACCGCAAGGGCTTGGCGGTGGGGCTGACGATTATTGGCTTTGGCCTGTCGCCCCTGGTGACAGCTCCCCTGGCCAATACCCTAATTGCCGACCTGGGTGTGCGGCCCACCCTGCGGATTATGGGCATCACCTTTGGCCTGATCATCCTGGCCATCTCCCTCACCCTCAAACTGCCCCCCCAAGACTGGCACCCCTACGACGGCACCATTCCCCATTCCAACGAAGCCGCCCACCACGGCTACCCGCCCCACATGATGAAAAGCCGTTCCTTCTACGGCCTGTGGATTTGCTACACCATCGGCACCCTGGTGGGCCTCACCGCCATTGGTATCTCCAGTCCGGTGGGGCAGGAAATCATCAACATTAACCCCAGTTTGGCGGCGAGTAGTGTGGCCCTGTTTGCCCTATTTAACGGCATCAGTCGGCCCCTGTTTGGCTGGCTCAGCGACCGCTTCCGTCCCCACCAGGTCGCCATCGCCTCCTATGGCCTGATTTTGCTGGCCTGTGTGCTGATGGTGAACGCCCAATCGGGACAGGTGGCCCTGTATTTGGTGGCCTTTTGCCTGTTTTGGTTCTGCCTGGGCGGCTGGCTGGCCATTGCCCCCACCACCACCCTGCGCCTGTTCAACCCCGACCACTACGCCCAAAACTACGGCATCGTCTTCACCGCCTACGGGGTGGGTGCCCTGGTCGGCACCCTCAGCGCCGGACAAATTCGCGACTGGTTCGGCAGCTATACCTACGCCTTTTACCCCATGGCGGTGCTGGCCATCATCGGCATTGTCGTCGCCGCCACTCTGCTAAAGCCCGATCATCCCCACCCCCACGCTTAGCTCATGGACGAAGCCAAGGCTGCACTGCTGCTGAACCGGGAGGGGGCTGGCTCTAAAGTTCCTCATCTAAGTCGGCACCAGTTCTCCAGGGCGTAGCTTAGCCCATTTGCCCGTCTCTTCCTGGAAGCTTTCGCAACCGACCACGTCCCATTCCATTTCAATGTCTTCGCCCCGTTGGCGAATGTTGACATTGATGCTGGGTTCCACGGGTTCAAAGCTGGGAACCTCTGTGAGGTGAGGCTGTTGATGTTGGCCTTCCACTGCGTGGTAGGTGGTGCAGCGGTCAACATAGTGGCAGTTTACGCAAATGCACATATCGCTAAGCCCATCCACCGAAGGGGGTCTGTTTTTTGATATTCTACTCAAGCTTTGGGAAAGCCCTGGGCAAGGCGGGTTAATATTGCAAAATGTAAACATCGCG contains:
- a CDS encoding OFA family MFS transporter; protein product: MDITYPPAEPTVFGLPAQQGRWLLIPLGIAVLLCLGTVYSWSVFRRPLEAEMGISATASLLPFTLVLVCNAVMMPITGFYMCRLGTRRVAAVGGAIVGLGYLLASLATHIETLTLAYGVVVGIGVGITYGVPMAVVARWFPDRKGLAVGLTIIGFGLSPLVTAPLANTLIADLGVRPTLRIMGITFGLIILAISLTLKLPPQDWHPYDGTIPHSNEAAHHGYPPHMMKSRSFYGLWICYTIGTLVGLTAIGISSPVGQEIININPSLAASSVALFALFNGISRPLFGWLSDRFRPHQVAIASYGLILLACVLMVNAQSGQVALYLVAFCLFWFCLGGWLAIAPTTTLRLFNPDHYAQNYGIVFTAYGVGALVGTLSAGQIRDWFGSYTYAFYPMAVLAIIGIVVAATLLKPDHPHPHA
- a CDS encoding Ycf34 family protein gives rise to the protein MCICVNCHYVDRCTTYHAVEGQHQQPHLTEVPSFEPVEPSINVNIRQRGEDIEMEWDVVGCESFQEETGKWAKLRPGELVPT